The Vigna unguiculata cultivar IT97K-499-35 chromosome 6, ASM411807v1, whole genome shotgun sequence genome contains a region encoding:
- the LOC114189174 gene encoding GDSL esterase/lipase At1g29670-like — MKSWVLLSVLVLAANMLQQYCVDGQQAQVPCLFAFGGTLSDHGNNNNLRTRAKSNYGPYGINFPRGSTGRFTNGKTQVDFIAEFTRLNTFIPPFGNLRGLDKEILKGVDYASGSAGILMDTGSHLGSNIYFLRQISDHRNVYTRIGTILGGIEKGREHLRKCLYYVNIGNNDYIYNYYLPQFYPRYRRYNPEAFAQVLIDRYLYHIQELRRLGARKFVNVGVGRIGCTPYALAMNNRTNGSCVEEMNAAASIYNAKLRSLMDQLNNKKFGDDGSKFIFVNSTARNLGVVASGFTVTNASCCPTGTGVLCVPNQTPCQNINQYVFWDKFAFTEPFNKFLALLAYNGSNPDYVYPVNINTLAQS, encoded by the exons ATGAAATCATGGGTGCTTCTATCTGTTCTTGTATTGGCTGCAAATATGCTGCAGCAATATTGTGTGGATGGACAACAAGCGCAAGTGCCTTGTTTATTTGCGTTTGGGGGCACTCTATCTGACCATGGAAACAACAACAACCTTCGAACAAGGGCAAAATCCAATTATGGACCCTACGGCATCAACTTTCCCCGAGGCTCAACTGGTAGATTTACCAATGGAAAAACGCAAGTTGATTTCATTG CTGAATTTACGAGATTAAACACATTCATCCCACCCTTTGGAAACTTGCGTGGCTTAGACAAAGAAATACTCAAGGGTGTCGACTATGCATCTGGATCAGCTGGGATTCTCATGGATACCGGCTCACATCTA GGTAGCAATATCTATTTCCTAAGGCAGATCTCAGATCACAGAAACGTATATACCAGAATTGGTACCATACTTGGAGGTATTGAGAAAGGTCGAGAACACCTTAGAAAGTGCTTGTATTACGTGAATATAGGCAACAATGattacatatataattactACCTTCCCCAATTTTACCCAAGATACCGCCGCTACAACCCTGAAGCATTTGCACAAGTTCTTATCGACAGATACCTTTACCACATTCAG GAACTGCGTCGTCTTGGGGCAAGAAAATTCGTGAATGTCGGGGTGGGTCGTATTGGGTGCACTCCGTATGCCTTAGCCATGAATAATAGGACAAATGGATCTTGTGTTGAAGAGATGAATGCTGCAGCATCCATATACAATGCCAAGCTTAGATCTCTAATGGACCAACTAAACAACAAGAAATTTGGTGATGATGGTTCTAAATTCATCTTTGTAAACAGCACAGCCAGAAACCTTGGAGTCGTTGCTAGTG GTTTCACTGTTACGAATGCTTCTTGCTGCCCAACGGGAACGGGTGTGCTGTGTGTTCCTAATCAAACACCGTGCCAGAATATAAATCAGTATGTGTTTTGGGATAAATTCGCTTTCACAGAACCTTTCAACAAATTCCTCGCACTCCTTGCGTATAATGGTTCTAATCCAGACTACGTTTACCCAGTCAATATCAACACCCTTGCTCAGTCTTGA
- the LOC114188607 gene encoding GDSL esterase/lipase At1g29670-like gives MKSCVLLSVLVLAANMLQQYCVDGQQAQVPCLFAFGGTLSDHGNNNNLRTRAKSNYGPYGINFPRGSTGRFTNGKTQVDFIAEFTRLNTLIPPFANRSGSDILKGVDYASGSAGILMDTGSHLGVNINFMRQIANHRNIFSRIVIRLGGVDRARQHLRQCFYPSLTIMKYTRFWRTGTASSWARKFVNVGVGRIGCTPYALAMNNRTNGSCVEEMNAAASIYNAKLRSLVDQLNNKIIDGSRCIFVNNTARNLGVVASGFTVTNASCCPTGTGVLCVPNQTPCQNINQYVFWDKFAFTEPFNKFLAILMYNGSNPNYVYPVNITTLAQS, from the exons ATGAAGTCATGTGTGCTTCTATCTGTTCTTGTATTGGCTGCAAATATGCTGCAGCAATATTGTGTGGATGGACAACAAGCGCAAGTGCCTTGTTTATTTGCGTTTGGGGGCACTCTATCTGACCATGGAAACAACAACAACCTTCGAACAAGGGCAAAATCCAATTATGGACCCTATGGCATCAACTTCCCCCGAGGCTCAACTGGTAGATTTACCAATGGAAAAACGCAAGTTGATTTCATTG CTGAATTTACGAGATTAAACACATTGATCCCACCCTTTGCAAACAGGAGTGGCTCAGACATACTCAAGGGTGTCGACTATGCATCTGGATCAGCTGGGATTCTCATGGATACCGGCTCACATCTA GGTGTCAATATCAATTTCATGAGGCAGATCGCAAATCACAGAAACATATTTAGCAGAATTGTTATCAGACTTGGAGGTGTTGATAGAGCTCGACAACACCTTAGACAGTGCTT TTATCCAAGTTTAACAATTATGAAATATACACGATTTTGGAGGACAGGAACTGCGTCGTCTTGGGCAAGAAAATTCGTGAATGTTGGGGTGGGTCGTATTGGGTGCACTCCGTATGCCTTAGCCATGAATAATAGGACAAATGGATCTTGTGTTGAAGAGATGAATGCTGCAGCATCCATATACAATGCCAAGCTTAGATCTCTAGTGGACCAACTAAACAACAAAATCATTGATGGTTCTAGATGCATCTTTGTAAACAACACAGCCAGAAACCTTGGAGTCGTTGCTAGTG GTTTCACTGTTACGAATGCTTCTTGCTGCCCAACGGGGACGGGTGTGCTGTGTGTTCCTAATCAAACACCGTGCCAGAATATAAATCAGTATGTGTTTTGGGATAAATTCGCTTTCACAGAACCTTTCAACAAATTCCTCGCAATCCTTATGTATAATGGATCTAATCCAAACTACGTTTACCCAGTCAATATCACCACCCTTGCTCAGTCTTGA
- the LOC114188608 gene encoding GDSL esterase/lipase At5g45670-like — MEAKAKPWLVLSLLMAANCMQYYCAHAEPVVACLFVFGDSLSDSGNNNNRATLGRANFRPYGIDFPQGPTGRFTNGRTSVDFISEFLGFLKLIPPHADTSSSDVLKGVNYASGGAGIRPDSGMIGGDNIDLEKQVRNHSRCHVYASEKWILFPCVANVSCCPSPCLANRTPCQNRSEYVFWDGLHPTEAANRITAHRSYNDIMGLVHSSI; from the exons ATGGAAGCTAAGGCTAAGCCCTGGTTAGTTCTATCTCTTCTAATGGCTGCAAATTGCATGCAATATTATTGTGCCCATGCAGAACCAGTTGTGGCTTGCCTTTTCGTCTTTGGGGACTCTCTGTCTGACAGTGGAAATAACAACAACCGTGCAACATTAGGAAGAGCCAATTTCAGACCATATGGCATCGATTTCCCACAAGGCCCCACAGGAAGATTTACCAATGGAAGAACCTCCGTTGACTTCATTA GCGAGTTTCTGGGATTTCTGAAACTCATCCCACCCCATGCAGACACTAGTAGCTCAGACGTTCTTAAGGGTGTGAACTATGCATCAGGAGGAGCAGGGATAAGACCCGACAGTGGCATGATTGGA GGTGACAATATCGATTTGGAAAAGCAGGTGAGAAATCACTCCAGATGCCATGTCTATGCATCAGAGAAATGGATCTT gtttcCCTGTGTTGCGAATGTTTCATGCTGCCCATCACCTTGTTTAGCTAATAGAACACCATGTCAGAATAGAAGTGAATACGTATTTTGGGATGGATTGCATCCCACAGAAGCTGCCAACAGAATCACTGCACACAGATCATATAATGACATCATGGGACTTGTTCACTCCTCAATTTAA
- the LOC114187714 gene encoding GDSL esterase/lipase At5g45670-like has translation MAGFIHFCVGCKLHAPVCPWKTCMFIFGDAFSENGNNNNRNTTAKGNYTPYGIEYKQGNNPTGRFTNDRTEADFVAERQGLPDIPPYANIGVSDILKGVNYASAAAGIRPETGSQRGDIISLERQIQNHRNIYNRVVKKLGGSNKAKKYLSKCLYYMKIGTNDYYDNYFFPQVSSTVPDLTTDRYAADLVRRYSSYMKRLHDEHGAKKFLVINVGRIGCSPYSRARSATARGGGCAEEVNDATLLFDRELKSEMERLNRNKLYAKANFMFVNTTTNIDTDPTSLGFTVADTPCCPTVQNATCIPNGTPCSNRHEYAFYDSLNPTSSLNNITAAIADNAIMMGLFP, from the exons ATGGCTGGTTTTATCCATTTTTGTGTTGGCTGCAAACTGCATGCACCAGTGTGTCCATGGAAAACTTGCATGTTTATCTTTGGGGACGCTTTCTCTGAAAATGGAAATAACAATAATCGCAACACAACCGCAAAAGGCAATTACACTCCATATGGCATCGAATACAAACAAGGCAATAACCCAACAGGAAGATTTACCAATGACCGAACGGAAGCTGACTTTGTTG CTGAACGTCAAGGGTTACCGGACATCCCACCCTATGCGAACATCGGTGTCTCAGACATTCTCAAGGGTGTCAACTATGCATCTGCTGCAGCAGGGATTCGTCCTGAGACAGGCTCCCAAAGA GGTGACATTATCAGTTTGGAAAGGCAGATCCAAAATCACAGAAACATATATAACCGAGTTGTTAAGAAACTTGGAGGTTCAAATAAAGCTAAGAAGTACCTTAGCAAGTGCTTGTATTACATGAAAATAGGAACCAATGATTACTACGATAATTACTTCTTCCCCCAGGTTTCTTCAACAGTCCCCGACCTTACAACCGATCGATATGCTGCAGATCTTGTTAGACGCTACTCTTCATATATGAAG AGACTACATGACGAGCACGGGGCAAAAAAATTCCTTGTCATTAATGTGGGTCGTATAGGATGCAGTCCATATTCGAGAGCTAGGTCTGCGACTGCGAGAGGTGGAGGTTGCGCTGAAGAGGTGAACGATGCTACGTTACTTTTCGACAGAGAGCTTAAATCTGAAATGGAGCGATTGAATAGAAACAAGTTATATGCTAAAGCCAACTTCATGTTCGTAAACACCACAACCAACATCGACACAGATCCCACTTCCCTTG GTTTCACTGTTGCCGATACTCCTTGCTGCCCAACGGTGCAAAATGCGACGTGTATTCCGAATGGAACACCCTGCAGCAATAGACATGAATACGCGTTTTACGATTCACTCAATCCAACATCATCTCTCAACAACATAACCGCAGCAATAGCAGATAATGCTATCATGATGGGCCTTTTTCCCTGA
- the LOC114187713 gene encoding GDSL esterase/lipase At1g29670-like: MEIKTKALLIPSLLLLLANCMQHCVNGQQQKVPCFFVFGDSLSDNGNNNNLRTAAKCNYNPYGVDFQEGPSGRFTNGKNLVDFLAQFLGFEKFIPPFANTSGSDILKGVNYASGAAGILSETGKRLGENIHLEQQLKNHRAIYLEIAKELGDFKKADFKKAKEYLNQCLYYVNIGSNDYINNFFLPQQYPSSRIYTLERYTNLLINKLSQNIQELHERGARKVVVAGMGLIGCTPQAISTRGTDGNCVAEFNNASFLFNNKLDAKLNALKKEYTDSELIFINSTSASLDQFGFTVLNAPCCPTRDDGQCVVDGTPCPDRTQYLFFDGFHITALVHRLIAIATYDQIKPLIHH; the protein is encoded by the exons ATGGAAATCAAGACCAAAGCATTGTTGATTCCATCTCTTCTTCTATTGCTTGCAAACTGCATGCAACATTGTGTCAATGGACAACAACAGAAAGTGCCCTGCTTTTTTGTCTTTGGGGACTCTTTATCTGACAATGGAAATAACAACAACCTTCGAACAGCTGCAAAATGCAATTACAATCCATATGGCGTCGACTTCCAAGAAGGCCCTTCAGGACGATTTACCAATGGAAAAAACCTAGTTGACTTCCTCG CACAATTTTTGGGATTTGAGAAATTCATCCCACCCTTTGCAAACACCAGTGGCTCAGACATACTTAAGGGTGTGAATTATGCCTCCGGAGCAGCTGGGATTCTCTCTGAGACCGGAAAGCGtcta ggtgagaatatccatttggaACAACAGCTGAAAAATCACAGAGCCATATATTTGGAAATCGCCAAGGAACTTGGAGATTTTAAGAAAGCAGATTTTAAGAAAGCTAAAGAGTACCTTAACCAGTGTTTGTATTACGTGAATATAGGCAGCAACGATTACATAAACAATTTCTTTCTTCCCCAGCAATACCCCTCAAGCCGAATCTATACCCTTGAGCGATATACCAACCTTCTCATAAACAAGTTATCTCAAAATATTCAg GAACTGCATGAGAGAGGAGCAAGAAAAGTGGTGGTAGCTGGGATGGGTCTTATAGGGTGCACTCCACAAGCCATATCTACACGTGGAACAGATGGAAATTGTGTTGCTGAGTTCAATAATGCTTCCTTCCTCTTCAACAACAAGCTCGATGCTAAACTCAACGCACTGAAAAAAGAGTACACTGATTCCGAGTTAATCTTCATAAACAGCACAAGCGCCTCCCTTGACCAATTTG GTTTCACTGTTCTGAATGCTCCTTGCTGCCCTACGAGAGACGATGGACAGTGTGTTGTTGATGGAACACCATGCCCTGATCGAACCCAGTATTTGTTTTTCGATGGATTCCATATCACAGCACTCGTCCACCGACTCATTGCAATCGCTACATACGACCAAATCAAGCCTCTTATTCACCATTGA